In Deinococcus puniceus, one genomic interval encodes:
- a CDS encoding recombinase family protein, protein MRRYYVYTRVSTLGKQAENTSQHVQLAACKAYGEENGLIFVDWIHDSQSAVDWENRKGITELKSVAESGEITDVIFYKIDRTGRDGEVKELIRFLYDKNVKVSISHKGRSYETAYACIQDNFWELAVSEYERNTIIERTMSGKVYQFQNGGVIKRPIAGYDTKKVLRNVNGKQIRVTHAVINPAKAAAIRRLFQVFNDTQSEGATVRAMNLEFPDLIQQRETLRRNLKSILSNAMSYAGLPVTESFNGHTREFRYDPILDIETASKTMAYLSAYSRKRSTNITPLAGIVKCKCGMNARASMVPARLHYARSYGFSCDSYSTYKRLKTLGAIKDKPKCCHNVRISYMTAALETFFEKTDEDSFITAFESALTKQLEDYNSRLSALERLKAARLKHEENKSNIMQTITELARNPEFSGIIKEFAKQIAEIDTALSKVTESIKKVSESVSSSRLILTRLGLSTEHYERPTAKTLESGQVTVTYNNQEYLFESMHAFKVSTVREQMRTDLFDSRIYDNLDSLNNRIAAIRQAIKDEDWAYVNPALAELGVWVIVPFAQTDRDKRRTDIRVTVDFSPMKSAIRKGKGLALVE, encoded by the coding sequence ATGCGCCGCTATTACGTTTACACACGGGTCAGCACACTGGGCAAGCAGGCAGAGAACACGTCTCAGCACGTCCAGCTAGCTGCTTGTAAGGCTTACGGAGAAGAGAACGGACTTATCTTTGTGGACTGGATTCATGACTCACAGTCTGCTGTGGACTGGGAAAACCGCAAAGGAATCACAGAACTTAAATCTGTGGCAGAGTCGGGTGAAATCACTGACGTTATCTTTTACAAGATAGACAGAACGGGCAGAGACGGTGAAGTAAAAGAGTTAATTAGATTCCTGTATGACAAGAATGTAAAAGTCAGTATTTCCCATAAAGGCCGTTCATATGAGACTGCTTATGCTTGCATTCAGGATAATTTCTGGGAGTTAGCAGTCAGTGAATATGAGAGAAACACAATCATTGAACGTACTATGTCGGGTAAGGTCTATCAGTTTCAGAACGGCGGCGTAATTAAACGCCCTATTGCTGGATACGATACTAAGAAAGTGCTTAGGAATGTAAACGGGAAACAGATTAGGGTGACTCATGCTGTTATTAATCCTGCTAAGGCCGCAGCAATACGCCGCCTATTTCAGGTCTTTAATGACACACAGTCTGAAGGTGCAACCGTTAGGGCTATGAATCTAGAGTTTCCCGATTTAATCCAGCAAAGAGAGACACTTAGGCGGAATCTAAAAAGTATCCTGAGTAATGCCATGTCCTATGCTGGACTGCCCGTAACAGAATCATTCAATGGGCATACTAGGGAGTTTAGATATGACCCTATTTTAGACATAGAGACGGCATCTAAGACAATGGCTTATCTTTCTGCCTATTCCCGTAAGCGGAGTACTAACATAACTCCCTTAGCAGGGATTGTTAAATGTAAGTGCGGTATGAATGCTAGGGCTAGTATGGTTCCCGCTAGACTGCATTATGCCCGTTCATATGGGTTTAGCTGTGATTCATATTCAACCTATAAGAGACTAAAGACACTGGGCGCAATTAAAGATAAACCTAAGTGCTGCCATAACGTCAGGATTAGCTATATGACTGCTGCCCTAGAAACATTCTTTGAGAAGACAGATGAAGATAGTTTTATTACAGCCTTTGAATCCGCACTAACGAAACAGCTAGAAGACTATAACTCTCGCCTATCTGCCTTAGAACGCCTTAAAGCAGCACGCCTTAAGCATGAAGAGAATAAGTCTAATATCATGCAAACTATTACAGAGTTAGCCCGTAACCCTGAGTTCTCAGGCATTATCAAAGAGTTTGCTAAGCAGATAGCAGAGATAGACACAGCCTTATCTAAGGTCACAGAGTCAATTAAGAAAGTGTCAGAGAGTGTGAGTAGTTCACGCCTTATCCTGACTCGCCTAGGCTTAAGCACAGAACACTATGAACGGCCTACAGCTAAGACCCTAGAGAGTGGACAGGTAACTGTGACTTATAACAATCAAGAATACCTATTTGAGTCTATGCACGCCTTTAAGGTGAGTACGGTACGGGAACAGATGAGAACAGACCTATTTGATTCCCGTATCTATGACAATCTTGATAGCTTAAACAATCGTATAGCAGCTATTAGACAGGCCATTAAGGATGAAGACTGGGCTTATGTGAATCCAGCGTTAGCAGAGTTAGGCGTGTGGGTAATTGTTCCCTTTGCCCAAACTGATAGGGATAAGAGACGAACAGACATAAGGGTAACGGTGGACTTCTCGCCCATGAAATCGGCCATACGTAAGGGTAAGGGTCTAGCCCTAGTGGAGTAG